The following are from one region of the Acidobacteriota bacterium genome:
- a CDS encoding NAD+ synthase, with translation MNILRIAMAQINPTVGDLSANVDRVIDYLNQARAFGADVTIFPELSLPGYPPEDLLLKPHFARENRRALERIIEASGKQLIVVGFVDTDGSDIYNAAAVIAVGELVDVYHKTYLPNYGVFDEERYFQAGKTFPVYAIGDARIGVNICEDIWYPGGPDKSQSLFGDAHLIINISASPYHANKTYDRERMLCTRAEDNAVALAYCNLVGGQDELIFDGNSLIINEGGHIIARGKAFEEDLIIADIDTERVFGERLHDPRRRREKIRAKFDEAVYTIQLEADVRHSSERPQLTNHDYQRLSEEAEVYTALVLGTRDYIRKNGFDKVFIGLSGGVDSALTAVIAADAIGAENVHTVFMPTVYSSSESARDAELLAENLGVHYQVIEIQSTFDAYLKMLEPTFDDLPGDTTEENIQARIRGNILMALSNKFRGLVLSTGNKSEMSVGYATLYGDMAGGFAVLKDVPKTLVYRICKFLNERGDKPVIPEYIITRPPSAELKPNQTDQDTLPPYDILDGIIHLYVEKDMNGEAIIAAGFKPETVRWVISRIDAAEYKRRQAPPGIKITPRAFGRDRRMPITNKYHN, from the coding sequence ATGAACATTCTCAGAATTGCAATGGCGCAAATCAATCCGACAGTCGGCGACCTGTCGGCGAATGTTGACCGCGTGATTGATTACCTGAATCAAGCCCGCGCATTTGGCGCAGATGTGACGATTTTTCCTGAACTCTCGCTGCCGGGTTATCCGCCCGAAGACCTGCTTTTAAAACCCCATTTCGCGCGGGAAAATCGTCGCGCCCTTGAGCGCATCATCGAAGCCAGCGGCAAACAACTCATCGTCGTCGGTTTTGTCGATACCGATGGTTCGGATATTTATAACGCCGCAGCAGTGATTGCCGTCGGCGAACTCGTCGATGTCTATCACAAAACCTATTTGCCGAATTATGGCGTGTTTGATGAAGAGCGTTATTTTCAAGCCGGGAAAACCTTTCCGGTTTATGCCATCGGCGATGCCCGCATCGGCGTGAATATCTGCGAAGACATCTGGTATCCGGGCGGTCCCGACAAATCACAATCGCTGTTTGGCGATGCCCATTTGATTATCAACATCTCCGCTTCACCTTATCACGCCAATAAAACCTATGACCGCGAACGCATGCTCTGTACCCGCGCCGAAGACAACGCCGTGGCGCTTGCCTATTGCAACCTCGTCGGCGGACAGGATGAACTGATATTTGATGGCAACAGCTTAATCATCAACGAAGGCGGGCATATTATCGCGCGCGGTAAAGCCTTTGAAGAAGATTTAATCATTGCAGACATCGATACCGAACGGGTGTTCGGCGAACGCCTGCACGATCCGCGTCGTCGTCGTGAAAAGATTCGCGCCAAATTCGATGAAGCGGTTTATACGATTCAACTCGAAGCGGATGTGCGCCATTCAAGTGAACGACCACAACTGACGAATCATGATTACCAGCGACTCAGCGAGGAAGCTGAAGTTTATACGGCGTTGGTTCTGGGAACCCGCGATTACATTCGCAAAAACGGCTTCGATAAAGTTTTTATTGGTCTATCGGGCGGCGTCGATTCGGCGCTCACGGCGGTGATTGCCGCAGATGCCATCGGCGCGGAAAACGTTCACACCGTATTTATGCCGACGGTTTATTCATCAAGCGAGAGCGCCCGGGATGCTGAACTGCTCGCCGAAAATTTAGGCGTGCATTATCAGGTCATCGAAATTCAAAGCACCTTTGACGCCTATTTGAAAATGCTTGAGCCGACCTTTGATGATTTGCCAGGCGATACCACAGAAGAAAATATTCAGGCGCGGATTCGCGGCAATATTTTAATGGCGCTGTCGAATAAGTTTCGCGGACTGGTGCTTTCGACCGGCAATAAAAGCGAAATGAGCGTCGGCTATGCGACACTCTATGGCGATATGGCGGGCGGCTTTGCGGTGCTGAAAGATGTGCCGAAAACCCTGGTCTATCGCATCTGCAAGTTTCTAAACGAACGCGGCGATAAGCCGGTCATTCCCGAATACATCATCACCCGCCCGCCATCTGCGGAACTCAAACCTAATCAAACCGACCAGGATACCCTGCCGCCTTATGATATTCTCGACGGCATCATTCATCTGTACGTTGAAAAAGATATGAACGGCGAAGCGATTATCGCCGCAGGCTTCAAACCGGAAACCGTGCGTTGGGTCATCAGTCGCATTGATGCGGCGGAGTATAAACGCCGTCAAGCGCCGCCGGGAATAAAAATTACGCCGCGCGCCTTTGGACGCGACCGCCGCATGCCGATTACCAACAAGTATCACAATTGA
- a CDS encoding DUF4349 domain-containing protein — translation MKNAATIFIILSISLLSGCSVGQNDSNTRDTNKPSSVYYDQQLPAQAKSTAEVINADSAISNALITTEGGRTQQTQNASFNEATASEQNQQVIERKIIRNARLTIECDAPAELQSKLNAIAGEFGGFVVTSDYKQNDSRSGASETVTVTLRVPADRFDAVIAKIRPIGSRVINENVTGQDVTEEFIDLEARIKTQKALEQQFLDILKRAAKVEDALSVQTEIANVRTEIERLEGRKRFIENQAALSTITIVLQTPTPIVSSNPKGFWYSIKEAFGDGIDWAAGFVLGLVRLAIAAIPVVLFIGIPLFLVLRLAYRRWRASRDGDAPAEDEPLPQTQS, via the coding sequence ATGAAAAATGCCGCGACGATTTTTATAATCCTCTCGATTTCTCTTTTATCGGGATGTTCTGTGGGACAAAACGATAGCAACACCCGAGATACTAATAAACCATCATCCGTATATTATGATCAACAGTTGCCTGCCCAGGCTAAATCTACGGCAGAAGTTATAAACGCCGATTCAGCGATTTCTAACGCTTTAATCACCACTGAAGGCGGGCGTACCCAACAAACTCAAAACGCTTCATTCAATGAGGCAACCGCGTCCGAGCAAAATCAACAGGTCATTGAACGCAAAATTATTCGCAATGCCAGATTGACTATCGAATGCGATGCGCCTGCCGAGTTGCAAAGTAAACTCAATGCTATTGCCGGTGAGTTTGGCGGCTTCGTGGTGACTTCGGATTATAAACAAAATGATAGTCGCAGCGGCGCAAGCGAAACGGTTACCGTCACCCTTCGCGTTCCCGCTGACCGGTTCGATGCGGTGATTGCGAAAATTCGCCCCATCGGTTCGCGCGTCATCAATGAAAATGTCACCGGGCAGGACGTCACCGAAGAGTTCATCGACCTTGAAGCCCGCATTAAAACTCAGAAAGCTCTGGAACAACAATTCCTCGACATTTTAAAACGCGCCGCGAAAGTTGAAGACGCGCTTTCAGTGCAAACGGAAATCGCCAATGTCCGCACAGAGATTGAACGCCTCGAAGGGCGCAAACGCTTCATCGAAAATCAAGCGGCGCTTTCGACCATCACCATTGTTTTGCAGACCCCGACACCGATTGTCTCATCAAATCCGAAAGGCTTCTGGTACAGCATCAAAGAAGCCTTTGGCGATGGCATAGACTGGGCGGCAGGTTTCGTTCTCGGTTTGGTTCGCCTGGCAATCGCAGCGATTCCGGTTGTGCTGTTTATCGGCATACCATTATTTTTGGTTTTACGATTGGCATATCGTCGCTGGCGAGCGAGTCGAGATGGTGATGCGCCCGCAGAGGATGAGCCATTGCCACAAACCCAAAGTTGA
- a CDS encoding group 1 truncated hemoglobin: protein MKKTTSIICSTMLVVAFVFLAPKASAQSGDSLYKRLGGYDALAAVTDDFIGRLATDKQLGRFFQGASESSQKRIRQLVVDFLCNATGGPCLYLGRDMKTVHKGLKINEKDWEITVKHLVATLNKFKVPKKEQDEVLGAISGLKADIVEAK, encoded by the coding sequence TTGAAAAAGACGACATCAATCATTTGCTCAACCATGTTAGTTGTTGCATTCGTGTTTCTTGCCCCCAAGGCTTCAGCGCAATCCGGCGATTCGCTCTATAAACGACTCGGCGGCTATGATGCGCTGGCAGCCGTGACCGATGATTTTATTGGCAGGCTAGCAACCGACAAACAACTCGGACGGTTTTTTCAAGGCGCTAGTGAAAGTTCGCAAAAGCGCATTCGTCAACTGGTCGTTGATTTTCTGTGCAACGCAACCGGCGGTCCCTGCCTGTATCTCGGACGCGATATGAAGACAGTTCACAAAGGCTTAAAGATAAATGAAAAAGACTGGGAAATTACGGTTAAGCATCTGGTCGCCACCCTCAATAAATTCAAAGTTCCCAAGAAAGAACAGGACGAAGTTTTAGGCGCGATTTCCGGTTTGAAAGCCGACATTGTCGAAGCCAAATAG
- a CDS encoding glycosyl hydrolase — MKKIRGKLLLCLILALFIHAISAIAQQPEQREEPRQPPDKMNPGTFAGLRLRGIGPAFTSGRIVAVEVDPTDKSCWYVGAASGGIWKTTNAGVTWSPIFDNEGSYSIGVIAIDPKNPLTIWVGAGENNSQRSVSYGDGVYRSDDGGKSWKNLGLKASEHIGRIVIDPRKSAHVYVAAQGPLWGSGGDRGLYKTTDGGKTWNKILNISDNTGVTDVVIDHSNPDTLYAASWQRRRHVYTLINGGPESAIYKSTDAGATWNKLRGGLPAGDMGRVGLAIAPTDAKIVYATVEAADNRSGIYRSTNKGGTWERRSPNIAQAMYYGQISVDPKDSDRVYLPNVVFQVSDDGGRTFRALGERNKHVDNHVIWIDPDDTRHYLVGSDGGLYESFDKGENWDFKSNMPIPQFYDVTVDNAYPFYNIYGGTQDNYSFGGPSRTRSASGIVNSDWIVTLGGDGFHSQVDPEDPNTIYSALQYGVIVRFDKKTGERVSIQPLAGKGEDPLRYNWDTPFIISPHSRTRLYYAANKLYRSDDRGNTWKLISGELSRNLDRNALSVMGKVWGPDAVAKNQSTSFFGNSIALSESPKKEGLIYVGTDDGVINITEDAGKTWRRVEKFPGVPDMTYVSRIIASQHDANTVYATFENHKNADFNAYILKSTDAGKSWTSMKGNLPAHPLLAFAEDHVNPNLLFAGSEFGLFFSIDGGAKWTQLKGNLPTIAVRDLAIQKRENDLVVATFGRGFYVLDNYTPLRLLKPEMLEQEATLFPVKETLMYIESQPLGGRGKAFQGESFYTAPNPPFGATFTYYLKESYKTKKQMRVEAERRGNAKYPNWEELRAEEEEESPSLLFVVSDAQGNVVRRLTAPAAPGMNRITWNLRYPAPQLVQQIPNAEENPFFEPPSGGLVMPGKYTVKMFKRVGGIFAQLSTPQEFNVTVEGLAQMTAADRAALVEFQRKVARLQRAMTGALDVANNVRTRLGLMRRAIVESPGADTRLIDDVVALDKRINLILRALRGDSVIAARNENTPAGINQRVQAAAGSLAFSIQRPTQTQIDQYNIAAQEFEQELARLRTLVEGDLSKLEKALEVAGAPYTPGRLPEWRDR; from the coding sequence TTGAAAAAAATTCGCGGCAAGTTACTTTTATGTTTAATCCTCGCATTGTTTATCCATGCCATTTCTGCAATCGCGCAACAACCGGAACAACGTGAGGAACCTCGACAACCACCCGATAAAATGAATCCGGGAACCTTTGCCGGACTCAGACTTCGCGGCATTGGTCCGGCATTCACCTCCGGGCGCATCGTCGCCGTTGAAGTCGACCCGACGGATAAATCCTGCTGGTATGTGGGCGCAGCTTCGGGCGGCATTTGGAAAACCACCAATGCGGGCGTGACCTGGTCGCCGATTTTTGATAACGAAGGTTCATATTCCATCGGCGTGATTGCCATTGACCCGAAAAATCCCCTGACCATCTGGGTCGGGGCGGGTGAAAACAATTCTCAACGTAGTGTCTCTTATGGCGATGGGGTCTATCGTTCGGACGACGGTGGCAAAAGCTGGAAAAATCTCGGACTCAAAGCCTCCGAACACATCGGGCGCATCGTCATCGACCCGCGCAAATCCGCGCATGTATATGTTGCCGCGCAAGGACCATTGTGGGGTTCAGGGGGAGATCGTGGGCTTTATAAAACCACTGATGGCGGAAAAACCTGGAATAAAATTTTAAACATCAGCGACAACACTGGGGTCACCGATGTGGTCATCGACCATTCAAATCCCGATACCCTTTACGCGGCTTCGTGGCAACGTCGCCGTCACGTTTACACCTTGATTAACGGCGGTCCCGAAAGCGCGATTTATAAATCCACAGACGCGGGCGCAACCTGGAATAAATTGCGCGGCGGTTTGCCCGCAGGCGATATGGGGCGTGTTGGCTTGGCGATTGCCCCGACCGACGCCAAAATCGTTTATGCCACAGTTGAAGCCGCAGACAATCGCAGTGGCATTTATCGCTCAACCAACAAAGGCGGAACCTGGGAACGCCGCAGTCCAAACATCGCACAAGCGATGTATTACGGACAGATTTCCGTTGACCCGAAAGACAGTGACCGGGTTTATCTGCCCAATGTTGTCTTTCAAGTTTCGGATGATGGCGGCAGGACGTTTCGCGCGCTCGGTGAACGCAACAAACACGTTGATAATCACGTCATCTGGATTGACCCGGATGACACCCGCCATTATTTAGTCGGCAGCGACGGCGGCTTGTATGAAAGTTTTGATAAAGGCGAAAACTGGGATTTCAAATCCAATATGCCGATTCCCCAGTTTTACGATGTGACGGTTGATAATGCCTATCCGTTTTATAACATCTACGGCGGCACACAGGACAATTATAGTTTCGGCGGGCCCTCGCGCACCCGTAGCGCGTCCGGCATTGTCAATTCGGACTGGATTGTTACCCTCGGCGGTGATGGGTTTCATTCACAAGTTGACCCCGAAGACCCGAACACCATTTATTCAGCTTTGCAATACGGCGTGATTGTCCGGTTCGATAAAAAAACCGGAGAGCGCGTCAGCATTCAACCGCTCGCCGGCAAAGGTGAGGACCCGTTGCGTTACAACTGGGATACGCCGTTTATCATCAGCCCGCATTCACGCACCAGACTTTACTATGCGGCAAACAAACTCTATCGCAGTGATGACCGGGGCAATACCTGGAAACTCATCAGCGGCGAATTGTCGCGCAATCTCGACCGCAACGCTTTGTCGGTGATGGGAAAAGTCTGGGGTCCTGATGCCGTTGCGAAAAATCAATCCACTTCGTTTTTTGGAAATTCGATTGCGCTATCGGAATCGCCGAAAAAAGAGGGCTTGATTTATGTCGGCACCGATGATGGCGTCATCAATATTACCGAAGACGCGGGCAAAACCTGGCGACGGGTTGAAAAATTTCCAGGCGTTCCCGATATGACCTATGTGAGCCGCATTATCGCCTCACAGCACGATGCCAATACGGTCTATGCGACCTTTGAAAATCATAAGAATGCGGATTTCAACGCTTACATTTTAAAGAGCACCGATGCGGGAAAATCCTGGACATCGATGAAAGGCAATCTGCCGGCGCATCCCTTGCTGGCGTTTGCCGAAGACCACGTCAATCCCAACTTACTTTTCGCCGGTTCCGAATTCGGATTGTTTTTCTCAATCGATGGCGGCGCGAAGTGGACACAACTCAAGGGCAATTTGCCGACCATTGCGGTTCGCGATCTGGCAATTCAGAAACGCGAAAATGATTTGGTCGTCGCCACCTTCGGGCGCGGGTTTTATGTGCTGGATAATTACACGCCACTTCGTTTGTTGAAACCTGAAATGCTCGAACAGGAAGCTACACTTTTCCCTGTTAAAGAAACTTTAATGTACATCGAATCGCAACCTTTGGGCGGGCGCGGTAAAGCTTTTCAGGGCGAATCGTTTTACACAGCGCCCAACCCGCCATTCGGCGCGACCTTCACTTATTATCTGAAAGAGAGTTATAAGACCAAAAAACAGATGCGTGTCGAAGCCGAACGACGCGGCAATGCCAAGTATCCCAACTGGGAAGAGTTACGTGCCGAAGAGGAAGAAGAATCACCTTCGTTGTTGTTCGTGGTTTCGGATGCACAGGGTAATGTCGTGCGCAGACTTACAGCCCCTGCTGCGCCGGGCATGAATCGTATTACCTGGAATTTGCGATACCCTGCGCCACAACTCGTTCAACAAATTCCCAATGCCGAAGAGAATCCTTTCTTTGAACCGCCGTCGGGCGGCTTGGTAATGCCAGGTAAATACACCGTGAAGATGTTCAAACGGGTTGGTGGGATTTTCGCACAACTTTCCACGCCGCAGGAATTCAACGTCACGGTCGAAGGATTGGCGCAGATGACCGCAGCCGACCGCGCGGCGCTCGTCGAATTCCAACGCAAAGTCGCGCGTTTGCAACGGGCGATGACTGGCGCGTTGGATGTGGCGAATAACGTTCGCACGCGGCTCGGACTCATGCGACGCGCCATTGTTGAATCACCGGGCGCGGATACCCGTTTGATTGATGATGTGGTGGCGCTCGATAAACGCATCAACCTCATTCTTCGCGCCCTCAGAGGCGATTCGGTGATTGCGGCGCGCAACGAAAACACCCCCGCAGGCATTAACCAACGTGTGCAAGCCGCCGCCGGGAGCCTGGCGTTCAGCATCCAGCGACCGACGCAAACCCAGATTGACCAGTACAACATCGCGGCTCAGGAGTTTGAACAGGAACTCGCCAGGTTGCGCACGCTGGTTGAGGGCGATTTAAGCAAACTGGAAAAAGCCCTCGAAGTTGCCGGAGCGCCTTACACGCCCGGACGACTTCCCGAATGGCGAGATCGATAA
- a CDS encoding Gfo/Idh/MocA family oxidoreductase codes for MKSKSRRKFIQQSIAAGAIGGIELVNHNLASAQSASSSDKVAGANDRIRVGLIGCGGQGRGDLRQMLRLKNIECVALCDVDDAQSAQAMRQIAEPVGQKPALVTRDFRKVLDQKDIDAVIIGTPDHWHALPTIMACQAGKDVYVEKPLSISVGEGRRMVNAARKYNRVVQVGTQQRSATHFAQAVEYVKSGKLGKIRLVRAWAYQDWMGNIPKVPDSEPPATVDYDMWLGPATKRPFNKNRFHFNFRWYWDYSGGLMTDWGVHMIDIAAWAMNMRAPLSAMSIGGKYGFPDDAEETPDTQQVLYEFSDYSLIWEHATAVGRGPEARDHGVAFHGNNGTLVVDRGGWEVYSEVERKGNARSNKMMPLPRQVTGNEEYHFLHVKNFIDCMKSRNKPNSDVEIGHNSTMICHLGNLAFRLGRKVNWDVDKETVKDDKEAQGWVTRPYREPWKLPNV; via the coding sequence ATGAAATCCAAAAGTCGCAGAAAATTTATTCAACAATCAATTGCTGCCGGTGCAATTGGCGGAATTGAACTGGTAAACCATAACCTCGCCAGCGCCCAATCTGCATCATCAAGCGATAAAGTCGCAGGCGCCAATGATCGCATCCGGGTTGGGTTAATCGGATGCGGCGGACAAGGTCGCGGCGATTTGCGACAAATGCTTCGCCTCAAAAATATTGAATGTGTGGCGCTTTGCGATGTCGATGACGCGCAAAGCGCCCAGGCAATGCGGCAAATCGCCGAACCCGTCGGGCAAAAACCGGCGCTGGTTACCAGAGATTTCCGCAAAGTTTTAGACCAGAAAGATATTGATGCGGTCATCATCGGCACCCCCGACCACTGGCACGCCTTGCCGACGATTATGGCTTGTCAGGCGGGCAAAGATGTTTATGTTGAAAAGCCGCTATCCATCAGCGTCGGCGAAGGACGCCGCATGGTCAATGCGGCGCGCAAATATAATCGCGTCGTGCAGGTCGGCACCCAGCAACGCAGCGCCACCCATTTCGCGCAAGCGGTTGAATATGTCAAAAGCGGTAAACTCGGCAAGATTCGTCTGGTGCGCGCCTGGGCTTATCAGGATTGGATGGGCAACATCCCGAAGGTTCCCGATAGCGAACCGCCGGCAACCGTCGATTACGATATGTGGTTGGGACCTGCGACCAAACGCCCGTTCAATAAAAACCGTTTTCATTTCAACTTCCGCTGGTACTGGGATTATTCCGGCGGACTGATGACCGATTGGGGCGTGCATATGATTGATATTGCCGCGTGGGCAATGAATATGCGCGCGCCGCTTTCGGCGATGTCCATCGGCGGCAAGTACGGATTTCCCGATGATGCCGAAGAAACTCCTGACACCCAACAGGTGCTTTATGAATTTTCCGATTACAGCCTGATTTGGGAACATGCGACGGCAGTCGGTCGAGGACCGGAAGCCCGCGACCACGGCGTCGCTTTTCACGGCAACAATGGAACGCTGGTGGTTGACCGCGGAGGCTGGGAGGTTTATTCCGAAGTCGAGCGCAAAGGCAACGCCCGGTCAAACAAGATGATGCCGCTTCCCAGACAGGTCACCGGCAATGAAGAGTATCATTTTTTGCATGTGAAAAATTTCATTGACTGTATGAAATCGCGCAACAAACCCAATTCCGATGTTGAGATTGGTCATAATTCGACAATGATTTGTCATCTGGGCAATCTGGCATTTCGCCTGGGTCGCAAAGTCAACTGGGATGTTGATAAGGAAACCGTGAAGGATGATAAAGAGGCGCAAGGCTGGGTTACGAGACCCTATCGGGAACCTTGGAAATTGCCGAATGTGTAA
- a CDS encoding PhoPQ-activated pathogenicity-related family protein produces MNNHRQTIQAIIQNFILTFLFFAFAISATAQKAEKQTALDRYIAKPDKTYAWKLVNTIPGQGCTGYVLELTSQTWRSEKDVDRPVWKHWLTIIKPEKLTTDKGFLYIGGGNNNDPAPTKISDQWRTFAVESGSVVAELGMVPNQPLFFTDSKDQARYEDDLIAYTRVKHMATKDDEWLVRLAMVKSGARALDAIQEFMKSEAGGKSNVNQFVVSGASKRGWTTWLVGTVDKRVIAIAPLVIDALNSEQITRHHFEAYGFFSTALKDYVNHGLFPKKIGTPEYQAILAIEDPYNYLSRERLKIPKFLINASGDQFFLPDNSQFYFGKVQGEKHLRYVPNVKHNLAGSDARDVLLTFYQAIIKNKPRPEFSWTKEKDGTLVVKVKDKPQAVNLWAATNENARDFRVDTIGTAYKSTTLQEEKPGIYVGRVTKPAKGFTAFFVELVYDIGEKTPLKFTTEVSVMPDVLPFKFENAGK; encoded by the coding sequence ATGAACAATCACAGGCAAACCATCCAAGCGATCATCCAAAATTTTATTCTGACTTTCCTGTTTTTCGCTTTCGCAATTTCAGCGACCGCCCAGAAAGCCGAAAAGCAAACGGCGCTTGACCGCTATATCGCCAAACCCGATAAGACCTATGCGTGGAAACTGGTAAATACGATTCCCGGACAAGGTTGTACGGGTTACGTGTTGGAACTCACTTCGCAAACCTGGCGTAGCGAAAAAGATGTTGATCGTCCGGTGTGGAAACATTGGTTGACGATTATCAAACCCGAAAAACTCACTACCGATAAAGGTTTTCTCTACATCGGCGGCGGCAATAACAACGACCCCGCGCCGACGAAAATTTCCGACCAGTGGCGAACCTTTGCGGTTGAGTCGGGTTCAGTAGTTGCCGAACTCGGAATGGTTCCCAATCAACCGTTATTCTTTACCGACTCGAAAGACCAAGCCCGTTATGAAGACGATTTGATTGCCTACACGCGGGTCAAGCATATGGCGACTAAAGATGATGAATGGCTGGTGCGACTGGCGATGGTCAAAAGCGGCGCGCGCGCTTTGGATGCGATTCAGGAATTTATGAAAAGCGAGGCGGGAGGCAAAAGCAATGTCAATCAATTCGTGGTATCGGGCGCATCCAAACGCGGCTGGACGACCTGGCTGGTCGGCACCGTTGATAAACGGGTCATCGCGATTGCGCCGCTGGTGATTGATGCGCTCAATTCCGAACAAATCACCCGCCATCATTTCGAGGCTTATGGATTTTTTTCAACCGCGTTGAAGGATTATGTCAATCACGGATTGTTTCCTAAAAAAATCGGCACCCCCGAATATCAGGCAATCCTTGCCATCGAAGACCCGTACAATTATCTCAGCCGTGAACGCTTGAAGATTCCCAAATTTTTAATCAATGCTTCGGGCGACCAGTTCTTTTTGCCCGATAATTCCCAGTTCTATTTCGGTAAAGTGCAGGGCGAAAAACATCTGCGCTATGTGCCCAATGTCAAACACAATTTAGCCGGGTCGGATGCCCGCGACGTGTTGCTCACTTTTTATCAAGCCATCATCAAAAATAAACCGCGCCCCGAATTTAGTTGGACGAAAGAAAAAGATGGGACGCTGGTGGTCAAAGTGAAAGATAAACCGCAGGCAGTAAATTTATGGGCGGCGACCAACGAAAATGCGCGGGATTTTCGCGTCGATACCATTGGCACAGCTTATAAAAGCACGACGCTACAAGAAGAGAAGCCCGGCATCTATGTCGGTCGGGTGACGAAACCGGCAAAAGGCTTCACGGCATTTTTCGTCGAACTGGTTTATGACATCGGCGAGAAAACGCCGTTGAAATTTACGACCGAAGTCAGCGTGATGCCCGATGTGTTGCCGTTCAAATTTGAAAATGCCGGAAAATAA
- a CDS encoding RNA polymerase alpha subunit C-terminal domain-containing protein, which translates to MKNQRTCKNGHRYFKSSDCPTCPICEAERKPESGFLSLIVAPARRALERAGITTPAQLAQYSEEEILNLHGMGKTTIPKLRNALKEQGLNFREL; encoded by the coding sequence ATGAAGAATCAACGTACCTGTAAAAACGGACATCGGTATTTTAAAAGCAGCGATTGCCCGACCTGTCCGATTTGTGAAGCAGAGAGAAAACCTGAAAGCGGCTTCCTCTCATTAATCGTTGCGCCGGCGCGGCGCGCTTTGGAACGCGCCGGCATCACCACGCCTGCGCAACTTGCGCAGTACAGCGAAGAGGAAATTCTCAACCTTCACGGCATGGGAAAGACAACGATACCGAAACTGAGAAACGCCTTGAAAGAACAGGGGCTGAACTTCAGAGAACTGTAA
- a CDS encoding DinB family protein: MHFNLDHAIDILSRTPMALQAMLQQLPAQLIQSNEGDQTWSPFDVVGHLIHGEQTDWLPRARMILQYGEAKAFEPFDRFAQFEVSKGKTLEELLNTFAQLRAESIQTLKNMNLTAEDFEKRGKHPELGIVRLGELLSTWVVHDLDHLVQISRTLAKQYKEAVGPWQAYLSVLK, from the coding sequence ATGCATTTCAATCTTGACCACGCTATTGATATTTTGTCGCGCACCCCGATGGCGCTTCAAGCAATGCTGCAACAGCTTCCTGCGCAGTTAATCCAAAGCAATGAAGGCGATCAAACCTGGTCGCCGTTCGATGTCGTCGGGCATCTCATTCACGGCGAGCAGACCGATTGGCTTCCTCGCGCCAGGATGATCTTGCAGTATGGCGAAGCGAAAGCCTTCGAGCCTTTTGACCGCTTTGCTCAGTTCGAGGTCAGCAAAGGAAAAACGTTGGAAGAGTTGTTGAATACCTTCGCCCAGCTTAGAGCCGAAAGTATTCAAACCCTCAAAAATATGAACCTCACCGCTGAAGATTTTGAAAAACGCGGCAAACACCCGGAACTTGGAATCGTCAGGTTAGGTGAATTGCTTTCAACCTGGGTCGTCCATGACCTGGATCATCTGGTGCAGATTTCGAGAACTTTGGCAAAGCAGTACAAAGAAGCCGTTGGTCCCTGGCAAGCCTATCTTTCGGTTTTGAAATAA